The following are from one region of the Capsicum annuum cultivar UCD-10X-F1 chromosome 1, UCD10Xv1.1, whole genome shotgun sequence genome:
- the LOC107851494 gene encoding YTH domain-containing protein 1, giving the protein MSSDNVKENASVADSTVTEWKNGRGNLDEPVSPSFRVNDDTSRSRAEEDTVSCPQIGVSGAIEKGKPYDIRYFVIKSLNHENIQVSVDKGIWATQAMNEDILDEAFHNSNKVILIFSVNMSGYFQGYAQMTSPVGLRRDQVWSQGNGGRTTWGRSFDVNWLRLSDLPFQRTLHLKNPWNQYKPVKISRDCQELPPDIGEALCELLDGQDALDVNLKMDIFARNDLSSERPYVEPSLHLGYEDSNASLIPNGSMFYPSLLYQHQVNASRLQLAPQRINGVFSAEESAIASGQSKSRQSRHSQRNESLANLHVDTDVSPRTNMWGLSAERSPLASNLTEDDILEMTYEEYLEAHSRGSKRSHHPVSGPSRSTQRSLGSEENCDDSQSGCSSKKRRSH; this is encoded by the exons TTAGTCCAAGCTTCAGAGTAAATGATGATACCAGTCGTTCTAGAGCAGAGGAGGACACAGTTTCATGTCCGCAGATTGGAGTTTCAGGTGCAATTGAAAAGGGTAAACCCTATGACATACGATattttgtaatcaagagtttgaacCATGAAAATATCCAAGTATCAGTAGACAAAGGGATTTGGGCTACTCAAGCCATGAACGAGGACATTTTGGATGAAGCATTTCAT AATTCCAACAAGGTGATACTAATATTCAGTGTCAACATGAGTGGTTACTTTCAAGGGTACGCCCAAATGACTTCTCCTGTTGGTTTGAGAAGAGACCAAGTTTGGAGTCAAGGAAATGGTGGACGTACTACTTGGGGTCGAAGCTTTGATGTGAATTGGCTGCGATTGTCTGATTTACCTTTCCAAAGAACTCTTCACCTTAAGAACCCATGGAATCAATACAAACCAGTCAAAATTAGTAGAGATTGTCAG GAGTTACCTCCAGATATCGGTGAAGCTTTATGTGAGCTCCTTGATGGACAGGATGCTTTGGATGTTAATTTGAAAAT GGATATATTTGCAAGGAATGATCTCTCTTCTGAAAGGCCATATGTAGAGCCTTCACTGCATCTTGGATATGAAGACTCTAATGCATCTCTGATACCTAATGGTTCCATGTTTTATCCCTCTTTACTCTACCAACATCAAGTTAATGCTAGTAGACTCCAGCTAGCACCTCAGAGAATAAATGGTGTATTTTCTGCTGAGGAGTCAGCCATTGCATCAGGTCAATCAAAATCGAGACAGTCGAGGCACTCACAGAGAAATGAAAGCCTTGCTAATCTTCATGTAGACACTGATGTGAGTCCTCGAACTAACATGTGGGGCTTGTCAGCAGAAAGGAGCCCTCTTGCCAGTAATTTGACCGAAGATGACATTCTTGAAATG ACGTATGAGGAGTATCTTGAAGCTCATAGCAGAGGCAGCAAAAGATCGCACCACCCT GTTTCTGGACCATCACGGAGTACACAGAGGTCATTAGGCAGTGAAGAAAACTGTGATGATTC GCAATCAGGTTGCAGTTCAAAGAAAAGGCGAAGTCACTAA